In Triticum urartu cultivar G1812 chromosome 6, Tu2.1, whole genome shotgun sequence, the following proteins share a genomic window:
- the LOC125514199 gene encoding probable transcription factor KAN2 isoform X3 — MELFPSHPDLQLQLQINPPPATKPMDLGFWKRALDTTAAAAATSASAAATFTPPSIARTYPSAPAAAGGGFHAAHYGAADGHLGGLQFLQHTQPILHEVQDLAAMKPIRGIPVYNTSQSLPFLQSQLHHHNHHHQHCYDAIGGAAGGPRSPGKVGALRLAAPPAKRNSRAPRMRWTTSLHARFVHAVELLGGHERATPKSVLELMDVKDLTLAHVKSHLQMYRTIKTTDHKPAAASSYGQAKTIIDIPDDSSFDIANTSGSESSVQQSNLDGNEHGSNMCALWSNNSSRGAWSFHGKSRSDANPGDIKSFEDVQSQCPNVVADDAADLMSAPFRLSELVVGTKKPNLDFTLGRM, encoded by the exons ATGGAGCTGTTCCCGTCGCACCCGGACCTTCAGCTCCAGCTCCAAATCAATCCGCCCCCTGCCACCAAGCCAATGGACCTAGGGTTTTGGAAGAGGGCTCTTgacaccaccgccgccgccgccgcgaccTCAGCATCAGCGGCAGCAACCTTCACACCCCCGTCCATCGCCAGGACATACCCCTCGGCGCCGGCAGCTGCCGGCGGCGGCTTCCATGCAGCGCACTACGGCGCTGCCGATGGCCACCTGGGCGGGCTGCAGTTCTTGCAGCACACCCAGCCCATCCTCCACGAGGTGCAGGACCTGGCGGCGATGAAgcccatccggggcatccccgtGTACAACACCTCGCAGTCCCTCCCCTTCCTCCAGagccagctccaccaccacaaccaCCACCACCAGCATTGCTACGACGCGatcggcggcgcggcgggcgggCCGAGGTCGCCCGGCAAGGTCGGCGCGCTGCGGCTGGCGGCGCCGCCGGCCAAGCGGAACTCCCGTGCGCCCAGGATGCGGTGGACCACCTCGCTGCACGCGCGGTTCGTCCACGCCGTCGAACTGCTCGGAGGCCACGAGA GAGCAACGCCCAAGTCGGTTCTTGAGCTAATGGACGTGAAGGATCTAACCTTGGCCCATGTCAAGTCTCACTTGCAG ATGTACCGGACCATCAAGACCACTGACCACAAACCAGCCGCTGCTTCATCCTACG GACAAGCAAAGACAATCATCGACATCCCTGACGACAGCTCCTTCGACATCGCCAACACCAGCGGGTCTGAGTCTTCAGTCCAGCAATCAAATCTTGACGGGAACGAGCATGGATCCAACATGTGCGCTCTATGGAGCAACAACTC CAGCAGAGGGGCCTGGTCGTTCCACGGGAAATCAAGATCAGATGCCAACCCAGGCGACATCAAATCCTTTGAG GACGTGCAATCGCAGTGCCCCAATGTCGTCGCCGACGATGCCGCCGACTTGATGTCGGCTCCGTTCCGATTGTCGGAGCTAGTCGTCGGCACCAAGAAACCGAATCTGGACTTCACCCTAGGAAGAATGTAA
- the LOC125514199 gene encoding probable transcription factor KAN2 isoform X4: MELFPSHPDLQLQLQINPPPATKPMDLGFWKRALDTTAAAAATSASAAATFTPPSIARTYPSAPAAAGGGFHAAHYGAADGHLGGLQFLQHTQPILHEVQDLAAMKPIRGIPVYNTSQSLPFLQSQLHHHNHHHQHCYDAIGGAAGGPRSPGKVGALRLAAPPAKRNSRAPRMRWTTSLHARFVHAVELLGGHERATPKSVLELMDVKDLTLAHVKSHLQMYRTIKTTDHKPAAASSYGQAKTIIDIPDDSSFDIANTSGSESSVQQSNLDGNEHGSNMCALWSNNSSRTCNRSAPMSSPTMPPT; encoded by the exons ATGGAGCTGTTCCCGTCGCACCCGGACCTTCAGCTCCAGCTCCAAATCAATCCGCCCCCTGCCACCAAGCCAATGGACCTAGGGTTTTGGAAGAGGGCTCTTgacaccaccgccgccgccgccgcgaccTCAGCATCAGCGGCAGCAACCTTCACACCCCCGTCCATCGCCAGGACATACCCCTCGGCGCCGGCAGCTGCCGGCGGCGGCTTCCATGCAGCGCACTACGGCGCTGCCGATGGCCACCTGGGCGGGCTGCAGTTCTTGCAGCACACCCAGCCCATCCTCCACGAGGTGCAGGACCTGGCGGCGATGAAgcccatccggggcatccccgtGTACAACACCTCGCAGTCCCTCCCCTTCCTCCAGagccagctccaccaccacaaccaCCACCACCAGCATTGCTACGACGCGatcggcggcgcggcgggcgggCCGAGGTCGCCCGGCAAGGTCGGCGCGCTGCGGCTGGCGGCGCCGCCGGCCAAGCGGAACTCCCGTGCGCCCAGGATGCGGTGGACCACCTCGCTGCACGCGCGGTTCGTCCACGCCGTCGAACTGCTCGGAGGCCACGAGA GAGCAACGCCCAAGTCGGTTCTTGAGCTAATGGACGTGAAGGATCTAACCTTGGCCCATGTCAAGTCTCACTTGCAG ATGTACCGGACCATCAAGACCACTGACCACAAACCAGCCGCTGCTTCATCCTACG GACAAGCAAAGACAATCATCGACATCCCTGACGACAGCTCCTTCGACATCGCCAACACCAGCGGGTCTGAGTCTTCAGTCCAGCAATCAAATCTTGACGGGAACGAGCATGGATCCAACATGTGCGCTCTATGGAGCAACAACTCCTCCAG GACGTGCAATCGCAGTGCCCCAATGTCGTCGCCGACGATGCCGCCGACTTGA
- the LOC125514199 gene encoding probable transcription factor KAN2 isoform X1 → MELFPSHPDLQLQLQINPPPATKPMDLGFWKRALDTTAAAAATSASAAATFTPPSIARTYPSAPAAAGGGFHAAHYGAADGHLGGLQFLQHTQPILHEVQDLAAMKPIRGIPVYNTSQSLPFLQSQLHHHNHHHQHCYDAIGGAAGGPRSPGKVGALRLAAPPAKRNSRAPRMRWTTSLHARFVHAVELLGGHERATPKSVLELMDVKDLTLAHVKSHLQMYRTIKTTDHKPAAASSYGQAKTIIDIPDDSSFDIANTSGSESSVQQSNLDGNEHGSNMCALWSNNSSSRGAWSFHGKSRSDANPGDIKSFEDVQSQCPNVVADDAADLMSAPFRLSELVVGTKKPNLDFTLGRM, encoded by the exons ATGGAGCTGTTCCCGTCGCACCCGGACCTTCAGCTCCAGCTCCAAATCAATCCGCCCCCTGCCACCAAGCCAATGGACCTAGGGTTTTGGAAGAGGGCTCTTgacaccaccgccgccgccgccgcgaccTCAGCATCAGCGGCAGCAACCTTCACACCCCCGTCCATCGCCAGGACATACCCCTCGGCGCCGGCAGCTGCCGGCGGCGGCTTCCATGCAGCGCACTACGGCGCTGCCGATGGCCACCTGGGCGGGCTGCAGTTCTTGCAGCACACCCAGCCCATCCTCCACGAGGTGCAGGACCTGGCGGCGATGAAgcccatccggggcatccccgtGTACAACACCTCGCAGTCCCTCCCCTTCCTCCAGagccagctccaccaccacaaccaCCACCACCAGCATTGCTACGACGCGatcggcggcgcggcgggcgggCCGAGGTCGCCCGGCAAGGTCGGCGCGCTGCGGCTGGCGGCGCCGCCGGCCAAGCGGAACTCCCGTGCGCCCAGGATGCGGTGGACCACCTCGCTGCACGCGCGGTTCGTCCACGCCGTCGAACTGCTCGGAGGCCACGAGA GAGCAACGCCCAAGTCGGTTCTTGAGCTAATGGACGTGAAGGATCTAACCTTGGCCCATGTCAAGTCTCACTTGCAG ATGTACCGGACCATCAAGACCACTGACCACAAACCAGCCGCTGCTTCATCCTACG GACAAGCAAAGACAATCATCGACATCCCTGACGACAGCTCCTTCGACATCGCCAACACCAGCGGGTCTGAGTCTTCAGTCCAGCAATCAAATCTTGACGGGAACGAGCATGGATCCAACATGTGCGCTCTATGGAGCAACAACTCCTCCAG CAGAGGGGCCTGGTCGTTCCACGGGAAATCAAGATCAGATGCCAACCCAGGCGACATCAAATCCTTTGAG GACGTGCAATCGCAGTGCCCCAATGTCGTCGCCGACGATGCCGCCGACTTGATGTCGGCTCCGTTCCGATTGTCGGAGCTAGTCGTCGGCACCAAGAAACCGAATCTGGACTTCACCCTAGGAAGAATGTAA
- the LOC125514199 gene encoding probable transcription factor KAN2 isoform X2, with translation MELFPSHPDLQLQLQINPPPATKPMDLGFWKRALDTTAAAAATSASAAATFTPPSIARTYPSAPAAAGGGFHAAHYGAADGHLGGLQFLQHTQPILHEVQDLAAMKPIRGIPVYNTSQSLPFLQSQLHHHNHHHQHCYDAIGGAAGGPRSPGKVGALRLAAPPAKRNSRAPRMRWTTSLHARFVHAVELLGGHERATPKSVLELMDVKDLTLAHVKSHLQMYRTIKTTDHKPAAASSYGQAKTIIDIPDDSSFDIANTSGSESSVQQSNLDGNEHGSNMCALWSNNSSRGAWSFHGKSRSDANPGDIKSFEDVQSQCPNVVADDAADLMSAPFRLSELVVGTKKPNLDFTLGRM, from the exons ATGGAGCTGTTCCCGTCGCACCCGGACCTTCAGCTCCAGCTCCAAATCAATCCGCCCCCTGCCACCAAGCCAATGGACCTAGGGTTTTGGAAGAGGGCTCTTgacaccaccgccgccgccgccgcgaccTCAGCATCAGCGGCAGCAACCTTCACACCCCCGTCCATCGCCAGGACATACCCCTCGGCGCCGGCAGCTGCCGGCGGCGGCTTCCATGCAGCGCACTACGGCGCTGCCGATGGCCACCTGGGCGGGCTGCAGTTCTTGCAGCACACCCAGCCCATCCTCCACGAGGTGCAGGACCTGGCGGCGATGAAgcccatccggggcatccccgtGTACAACACCTCGCAGTCCCTCCCCTTCCTCCAGagccagctccaccaccacaaccaCCACCACCAGCATTGCTACGACGCGatcggcggcgcggcgggcgggCCGAGGTCGCCCGGCAAGGTCGGCGCGCTGCGGCTGGCGGCGCCGCCGGCCAAGCGGAACTCCCGTGCGCCCAGGATGCGGTGGACCACCTCGCTGCACGCGCGGTTCGTCCACGCCGTCGAACTGCTCGGAGGCCACGAGA GAGCAACGCCCAAGTCGGTTCTTGAGCTAATGGACGTGAAGGATCTAACCTTGGCCCATGTCAAGTCTCACTTGCAG ATGTACCGGACCATCAAGACCACTGACCACAAACCAGCCGCTGCTTCATCCTACG GACAAGCAAAGACAATCATCGACATCCCTGACGACAGCTCCTTCGACATCGCCAACACCAGCGGGTCTGAGTCTTCAGTCCAGCAATCAAATCTTGACGGGAACGAGCATGGATCCAACATGTGCGCTCTATGGAGCAACAACTCCTCCAG AGGGGCCTGGTCGTTCCACGGGAAATCAAGATCAGATGCCAACCCAGGCGACATCAAATCCTTTGAG GACGTGCAATCGCAGTGCCCCAATGTCGTCGCCGACGATGCCGCCGACTTGATGTCGGCTCCGTTCCGATTGTCGGAGCTAGTCGTCGGCACCAAGAAACCGAATCTGGACTTCACCCTAGGAAGAATGTAA